One genomic window of Carassius auratus strain Wakin chromosome 14, ASM336829v1, whole genome shotgun sequence includes the following:
- the LOC113114094 gene encoding leucine-rich repeat and immunoglobulin-like domain-containing nogo receptor-interacting protein 2: MLVQNFLFFCFFQSHDSMVDCLSRVMLHTAVSCWQPLLGLALVAVFVGSTLACPARCECSAQSRSVICHRKRYNAIPDGVPTETRILDLSKNRIPAVNPDDFSVYPHIEELDLSGNIIAYVEPGAFNSLYSLHTLSLKSNRIKLLSLGVFSGLSNLTNLDISDNKVVILVDYMFQDLRNLRSLEVGDNELVYISHRAFSGLLSLESLTLERCNLTVVPTDALSHLHNLVSLHMRYLSISSLHPYSFKKLFHLRHLVIDNWPSLDLIPANTLHGLNLTTLSITNTNLSTFPYQALRHLHYLTHLNLSYSRIRVVEGGLLQDLVRLRELRLAGSQLVSIEPYAFQGIRWLRSLNVSHNRLDTLERGVFHAPEALEVLLINNNPLVCDCRLMWLLQRRHSISFGDTQPECSTPEGIHGRPFKEFKETLLSYYVTCTKPKIRENRTQMVSVEEGQSARLHCSAEGSPRPTISWVTPRRRHLTNRSHGRVIVHNNGSLDIKAAEVQDDGVYMCVASNTAGNDTLMVSLAVKSLGSLYANRTQHYTDTSNATANGTNLPNVTFGLDLKTILVSTAMGCFTFLGVVLFCFLLLFVWSRGKGKHKNNIDIEYVPRSKSNGTSAEEADQGAGPRRFNMKMI; encoded by the coding sequence ATGTTAGttcaaaactttttgtttttctgtttctttcagaGCCATGACAGTATGGTGGACTGTTTGAGTCGAGTCATGCTGCACACAGCCGTGTCTTGCTGGCAGCCTTTGCTGGGGCTGGCCCTGGTGGCCGTGTTCGTGGGCTCCACTCTTGCCTGCCCCGCTCGCTGCGAGTGCTCCGCCCAGAGCCGCTCTGTCATCTGCCACCGTAAGCGCTACAACGCAATCCCTGATGGAGTCCCAACTGAGACACGAATCCTTGATCTCAGCAAGAATCGTATTCCAGCCGTCAATCCTGATGACTTTTCGGTCTATCCACACATAGAAGAACTGGACCTGAGTGGGAACATCATTGCTTATGTTGAGCCCGGAGCCTTCAACTCGCTCTACAGCCTCCACACACTAAGCTTAAAGAGCAACCGTATCAAACTCCTCTCTCTAGGCGTCTTCTCCGGCCTCTCCAACCTGACAAACCTGGATATCAGTGACAACAAAGTTGTCATTCTGGTGGACTATATGTTCCAGGACCTGCGCAACCTCAGGTCATTAGAAGTTGGAGACAATGAGCTGGTTTACATCTCCCATCGGGCCTTCAGTGGACTACTGTCACTGGAGAGCCTGACGCTGGAGCGCTGTAACTTGACGGTGGTGCCCACAGATGCCCTGTCCCACCTGCACAACCTGGTGAGCCTACATATGCGCTACCTCAGTATCAGCTCTCTACACCCCTACTCCTTCAAGAAGCTCTTCCACCTCCGTCATCTAGTGATCGACAACTGGCCATCGTTAGATTTGATCCCTGCTAATACTCTGCATGGCCTCAACCTCACCACGCTTTCTATTACCAACACCAACCTATCCACTTTCCCTTACCAGGCTCTTCGCCACCTCCATTACCTCACACACCTTAACCTCTCCTACAGTCGTATCCGGGTGGTGGAGGGTGGCCTGCTTCAGGACCTGGTGCGATTGCGTGAGCTGAGGTTGGCTGGGTCTCAACTGGTGTCTATCGAACCCTACGCTTTCCAGGGGATCCGCTGGCTCCGTTCGCTAAATGTCTCCCACAACCGCCTTGATACCCTGGAGAGGGGTGTATTCCATGCTCCTGAGGCCCTAGAGGTGCTGTTGATCAACAACAATCCTCTGGTTTGCGATTGCCGACTCATGTGGTTGCTGCAAAGGCGCCATTCCATTTCTTTTGGTGACACCCAGCCCGAGTGCAGCACTCCGGAAGGAATTCACGGACGCCCCTTCAAGGAGTTCAAAGAGACCCTGCTATCCTACTATGTGACCTGCACCAAGCCGAAAATCAGAGAAAACCGAACTCAGATGGTGTCAGTGGAGGAGGGACAGTCAGCCCGTTTACACTGCAGCGCTGAGGGGTCCCCACGGCCCACTATTTCCTGGGTCACCCCGCGCCGGAGGCACCTGACCAACAGGAGCCATGGCAGGGTGATAGTCCACAACAACGGTTCATTGGATATCAAGGCGGCGGAGGTTCAGGATGacggtgtgtatatgtgtgtggccTCTAACACGGCAGGCAATGACACTCTTATGGTATCACTGGCAGTGAAAAGTCTGGGCTCGCTGTATGCCAACAGGACCCAGCATTACACAGATACAAGCAATGCCACTGCCAATGGTACCAACCTCCCCAATGTGACCTTTGGCCTGGACCTAAAGACTATCTTAGTTTCTACAGCCATGGGCTGTTTCACATTCCTAGGAGTGGTTCTCTTCTGCTTCCTGCTCCTGTTTGTATGGAGTCGAGGAAAAggcaaacataaaaacaacattgATATTGAGTACGTGCCACGCTCAAAGTCCAATGGGACCTCTGCCGAGGAGGCGGACCAGGGTGCTGGGCCACGTCGCTTTAACATGAAAATGATTTAA